Below is a genomic region from Campylobacter concisus ATCC 51562.
ATCCTTGAGGAAATTTGGCGAGGTCTTCTTTGTTAAAACTTTCTTTGGAATTTAAAACGTCCTCGCCGACTACTTGGGATAAAATTTTATATGCATTACGGGCGGTTTTTACTATGTCGATTTTTGAAAACATTTTATTAAATGCGATCGCTTTATCATTTACGTTCACGAGCGATTTTAAGGTATCTGAGTGGATTTTGTAGTCCTTTGGGATACCTGCGGCTTCGTTAAATTTGGACGTAAAATATCCGTCCACACCTACTTTATAGCCTAAAACTTCGTTAAATTTGTGCTCGACCGTATCCGGCTGCGAGATTTCATTTTTATATATGTTTTGACTATTTATGCTATGTTTTTCATTTAACTGAAAATTTTTAGTAACACTAGAAAACCCACCGATACCGCTTAACATCATAAATCCTTTTAAAATTTAGTTTTAAGCTATATCGGCAAAATTGAGAAAATATCCAGCAAAATAATAAAAACTATCAAAAAGACATACAAATTTCTATGCCAAAGTTAAAATTATCTGCGCGTCTTTCTCGTTGCCAGATCGCACTTGGCACCGCGAGTAATCATCAAGGACTGATCGTAAAATAAAATAAGCACCACCGAAACCCCTACGCCAAGCGCTAGCGAGACTGTCGTGGTCGTGATCGCGTTATCGAAAAATATGATTAGGTATTCGTTTTTCTTAGCGATATCAGGCTCGTTTAGAAACGAAAACAGCGCCAAAATGCCCTTATACGCGTAAACTCCGGGCACCATCGGCAAAAGTGCGGGAAACGCGATGATCTCGGCGGGCACTTTGAGCCGTTTAGCAAAGAGCATACCTAAAATCCCGCTTAAAAACGAGACTATGAGAGTGGCGACGCTGATGTTAAAAAATCCCATCTGCATGATCCAAAAGCGGCTGGCGTGCGCAAACGCCGCAAGTAGCGCGCAAAATACGAGAGTCCTTTTAGGCGGCGAGCTAGCATAGGCAAAGCCAAGCCCCGCCACCGCGGCAAAGGCACCGTCTATAAGAGTCGCAGTAAAAAGCTCAAACATGTAAAATCTCCGCATTGCTAAGCGAGAGCGTGATATAAACGCCCACTGCTATGCAAAGTATCAGGATGCCCGTACTCACGGCCCTGCTGATGCCTACAAGAGTGTTATCGTTTATGATATCAAAGACCGAGTTTATGAGAAAAACGCCCGGCATCAAAAATAGTATCGACGAGCCGATCGCCACGTCGCTAGTGTGCGTAAAGCCGTAAAATACGCCAAGATAGGCGATAAACGAGACGACGAACGAGACTAGGACGTACTGGATTTTTAAATTTACGCCCATTTTAGCAAGCGCAAATCTAAGGCTATAACCCACGAGCGTCGCGACAAATACGCATACCACCGAGCCCACATCGCCACCAAAAAGCTTGCAAAATGCCGCATTTGCAAGGCTTATTAAAATAAGTGAGCTTGCAAATTTATGCGCCCCGATGCGCATGACGCCCTCAAACTGCTCTTTTGCCTCGTTTAAGCTTAAATTTTCATCCAAAATCCGCCAGCTAAGCGACGAAAGCTCGGAAATACGGTTAAAACTCACATGACCAAACGGGATCTTTTTCACGTAGGTTCGGCGCAGAGAGTTGTCGGCCGAGTCCATGACGCTAATAGTAAAATACTTCACGAAAATCGTCACGCTAATATCGTAGCCGTAGTGTTTAGCTATGCGGTCTACGCACTTTTCGACGCGTGCGGTGTAAGTGCCAGCACTCACCATCGCCGCCGTGTATTCAGCTAGAAAATTTGTTAAGACTTGAATATCAGGCTTTGCATTCATTTTGGCTAATCTTAAATTTCACAAAAAATAAAATGATTTGCAAAACAAGCATGATTTTCATCACATATTCACTCGCGCTATGCATTTTGGCAAATTCAGCCGTCTGTGTCGCATCAACACCCAAATTCTGAGCGTAAACTATAAAAGGCGTAAAGAAAAATACAAAACTCAAAGCTAAAGCCAAATTTAAAAAAGCAAGCATTAACATGCTAAATTTTAGTGAAAAAATAAGCTTTTTTCTAAGATCAAATAGCTCGCTAATCATTACAACTATGCTTACAAAAAGCAAAATATAATTAAATTTCAAAAATATCTTTGTCATCATTTGACCGCTCATAAAATGCGTAAGTATGCCATCTCCTATGATACTTTGCGGAAAAAATATGACTGGCGCCACTAAAATACCAAGCGTTAACTCAGCTCCTATAAGTACTGCCAAAAGCAAAAAATAAATTCCTCTCAAACTCTCTCCTTTATATTTTTAACTTCGCGCAAAAGCCTCTATCAAAGCCAGCCAAATCTTTGTAAAAGCTATACTCAAAACCATTGGCCTCTAAGAATTTTTGCATACTTGCTTTTTGATCGTACCCCATCTCACAAGCAACGTTTTTGATATTACGATCTTTTGCTATGAGAATAATGTCTTTTAAGATTTCATCTCCTACTTCACCTCCAAAGAGCGCACTTTCTGGCTCATTTAGTACAAATTTACTAAGTTTATAGCCTCTTGCAATATATGGCGGATTTGAAACCAAAATATCAATATCTTCTAAAATTTCATCCACATAAGAGCAGTTTAAAAATTTGATCCTCCCACCTACATCAAATTTATCTGCATTTTTTCTAGCAAGCATCAAAGCTTTTTCATTGATGTCTGTCGCTACGATATTTGCCTTTGTTTTTAGAGCTAGCATGATACTAATAATGCCGCTTCCTGTACCTATTTCTGCGATCTTTGGTTCATTATATTCGCGTGAAATTTCTATTACTTTATCCACTAAAATTTCTGTTTCAGGTCTTGGGATAAGCACTCCACTTTCCACGTAAAAATCAAGCCCATAGAAGCTAGCTTTACCAGTTATATATTCAAGAGGCTCGTAGTTTTCATACCTTTTAACTAGAGCAAAATAGCCGCTCTCATCAAATTCTTTTTTTTGATTTAAAAATATCCATTCAATGCTCACGTCAAGATAGTTCATAAGCAAAATTTTAGCCACCCTGCTTGGATTTTGGCAAAGTGAGCTTAGTCTTAAACTAGCCTCTTTAAGAGCCTCTTCAATTTTCATTTTCCAGCTCGTTTATACGCTCAAAAAGGCTTGGGTGCGAATGATAGACGAACGCGTAGATCGGATGAGCCTTCGGGAAGGCCTTGTTTTCGGAGCCTAGTTTTTTTAGCGCGCTTATCATATCGGCTTTGTTTGAGACGTCGCCTGCGAATTTATCGGCGCCAAATTCGTTCGCGCGGCTAAAATACGAACTAACCGGCGAAAATAAAAACCCAAAAATCGGTGAAAAAAGTAGTAAAAATACGATCGTTCCGCCGCCTCCGCTATGAAGCCCAAGTGCTTGATACACCGCGTCAGGGATGTTGCCGAATATAAAAAACATCGCAAAAAGCATAACCGCGCTTAGAGCTATCATTTTTAGGATATCTTTGTGCTTAAAGTGCCCCAGCTCATGCCCCAAAACGGCGATTATCTCATCTAAGCTTAGTTTTTTAACGAGCGTATCGAAAAGCACCACGCGCTTAGTCGCGCCAAGGCCGCCGAAATAGGCGTTTAAGCGGTTATCGCGCTTGCTAGCGTCTATCGTAAAAACGCCGCTACTTTTAAACCCGCACTGCGCTAAAAGCCCTTCTATACGGCTTTTTAGCTCGCCCTCTTCCAGCGGCTGCATTTTGTTAAAAATTGGCGCGATGAACGTCGGATAGATGAGATTTATAACAAGCGCGACGGCAAAGCTAAGCAAAAACGCCCAAAACCACCAAAAATCGCCCAAAAATCTAATGCAAAGCAGCACCAGCCACACAAATAGCGTGCCAAACACCAGCGTTAGCGCGAGCGTTTTAAGTAGATCAAGCGCGAAAATTTTAGGCGTTACGTTTGAAAATCCGAGCCTTTTATCTTTGACGAAGGTTTCGTAGATATTTAGCGGCAGTTCTAGCAGCGACGAAACGAGCAAAAATACCATAACCATAAAGACGTTATCGCCTATATCTCCCGTTTTATAAGCATGCCCCGATATCGCGCCAAGCCCCCAGCACGCCCACATCATAAATATCACGGCGTGATAGAGAAGGCTAATTAGCTCGAATTTTTGATTGCTTATCGCTGCGTCGGCGGCGGTTTTATACTCCCCCTGCTCTAGCACGACGGCCGGCTTTTTATCCTCTGCGCGGATAAAATTTATCTGCAATATCGCCAAAATCGCCTTTGCGGCAACGTAAAAAAAGTAAATACCGAGTAAAAAATAAAACATATTTTTACGCCCTATTTTAAAAAATTATCGTAAAACGAGCTAATAAAAAGCACCAAAATGATAAACGGCACGACGAATTTGATATACCAAAACCAGACATTTATTAGTTTTGTATGTTTTTCACTACCTTGCAAAATTTCTTTTTTTGCATCATCTTTTAGCACCCAACCTACGAATATTGCACACCCAAATGAAGTAAATACAAAAAATATCGTTGCACTTATTGCATCATATGCATCAAAAATATTCTTACCAAAAATGCTTACGTGACTTAGTATGTTTGTAGCCATTAGCGAAGGTAAATTTCCTAAAACAAATATACCACCAAGGACCAAAAATATTGCTTTTTTGCGTTTTATCTTAAATTTTTCTTGAAGTGTTGTGATTATTACTTCATATATTGGTAGCGATGTCGTAAGTGCAGCGATCATTAATAGTGTAAAAAATGCAACCGCGAAAAAACCACCAAATGGCATGTGAGAAAAAACAATTGGTAGCGATTTAAACACCAAACTTGGGCCACTATCTGGCGATACACCATAGCTAAAAAGAGAAGGGAAGATCATAAAGCCTGCAAGCACAGCGATTACCGTATTTAAAATGCCTGTAATGATAGAAATTTTAACCAAACCCTCATCCTTTTTCACAAAGCTAGAAAGCGTGATCATCACACCAAACCCAAGTGAAAGCGCAAAAAAGACTTGCCCCAAAACATCAACGAAAAGCTTTAAGTTTATCTTTGAAAAATTAGGCGTTAAGTAAAATTTTACGCCTTCTATTGCACCATCAAGTGTGATATTTTTAGCAATCATAATAAGCATTAAAATAAAAAGTAGTGGCATTAAAAATTTCGCTGATCGCTCGATACCACCGACCGCACCCTGTACCAAAATAGCGTAATTAACTAGCACAAAAACAAGCGTTGCAAAGCTGATAGCAAGTGGATTGCTTACGATATTTTGCTCATAAAACGCACTTGTCTCCTCAAAACTAACCACATGCGAGAGATCAAGCAAACCAAATGAAATTTGTGCGATGTAGTTTAGCACCCAGCCGCCAATAACCATATAGTAAGCCATGATGCCAAAAGCACCAACAAGTCCCATCCAGCCAACGATCTGCCATTTTTTGCTGATCTTTTTGCCATTTATCGATCCACCAAAAGCATCCACGGCATTGCATTTTAGGCGTCTACCGATAGCATTTTCAACTAAAATCATCGGTATGCCAATCACGATCATAGCAATGCAAAACACGAGCACATAGGCACCGCCGCCGTTTTGCCCGACCAAATATGGAAAACGCCATGTCGCACCAAAGCCGACCGTAGCTCCTGCAACAGCTAAAATGTATGTGAGCCTTGAACTCCAAGATTTTCTATCCATCTTTTTGCCTTTATGAAAAATAGGGATTATATAAAAAAATTGATTAAATTTTGCTAGCAGCAAGCGGTGTTAGGATGCAAGCTCAGTTTTTTATTAATTTTAAGAATTTTTACGAATAAATTTTCTTTCACGTTTTGCCTTTTCTGGACAATTTTAGACAACTGCTTAAAAATAAATTTATTAGTGCAAAACGCCAAATTCCACATATCCCTCCATCGCAATAAACAATATCCAGCCCTCCTTGGGACTACAAAAATAGTGATGCTCTGGGATATTTTCAACTATAAATTTTAAAAAATCGCAAAAATACTCAGATGTAAATTTAACCTCTATGCTTGTTATATTGTCGCCGATGTAGCTTATCTCGCCACTTAAAATTTTACTTTTGATGCTTGGATTTGAGCTGAGAAATTTTTCAATGTCGGTAAAATTTTTATATTCAGCCGTTTTGTAACCTTTTAAATTTTGTAAAACTGGCTTTGAGCCAATGAAGGTCAAATTTTGTTCTATAAACTCCGCTCCATCATTACTCACGCACCACTTATTACTAAAATTTGATAAAAAAGTAAGCATCTCATCGCCAGCTGAGATAAAATTTGAAACTAAATTTTTCTGGCTCATTTGTCTCCTTTTTTGTAAAATTTAGCAAACTGCCCACAATCTTTTAAAAACAAAGATCGCATAAAAATTAATGATTAAATTTAGGATTGTGGATAATTTTTTATTGCTAATTCGCACATAAAACTGGTTCAGGTTTTAGCTTCACGCTTGGAGCTGTTTTGCTAAAGCTTATGAGATCCTCTGTCGTTTGGATACTAAAGGGTAGGCGCGTGAGACAAACTTTAAAAATTTCAGCTGCAGCTATTGCGTCATTTAACGCTCTGTGGTGGGTATTGTTTATGCCAAGAAGCTCTTTTAGCGAGCCAAGTCCGTATTTTTGCGAAGCGATAGTGCGGCGGCTAAGATCGATGGTGCAAAGCTTCCTATTTAGCAGCATACCAAGGCCGATCTCATTTAAGCTGTGAGAGATAAAGCCGTAGTCAAAATTTACATTATGAGCGATAAAGACGCTAGTTCCTAGAAATATTTTGAACCGCTCAAGCACGTTTAGCAAATTTGGCGCGCCAACTAAATCGCTCGCCTTTATGCCGGTTAGCTCGGTGATATTTTCAGGCACCACAGGAGCTGCTACAAAGCTTTCAAAGCGCCCTATCTCAATGCCATTTTTCATTTTTATCGCACCGATTTCAATGATCTGACCACTCGTCGTACCGCCAGTCGTTTCGATATCAACCACGCAAAATTCCTGCTCGCTAATATCTCTAAATCTCGTGCCAAGCTCGATCTCATTCTCTTCATTTCTAGTGATGTCAAGCCCAAGAGTTCGCCACATATCAAGATCGCGCACGTCAATGAGTGATGAAATTTCATCAATATCGCCAAATCTTAAAATAAACTCATGATAGCTTAAATTTTGCCTAGCTAAAATTTCTATGCTATTTTCTAAACGCTGTTTTTTTGGTTTCAAAACTCAAGCTTTATGGCGCGAATGGCTTGTTCGTAAGAATTTGACGAGAAGATGTAGTTGCCAGCCACCAAAATGTCAGCTCCAGCCTCTTCAAGTTCAGGCGCATTTAGTCCGTTTACGCCGCCATCTACTTCAATCAGACACTTAGCGTTTTTTCGTTCTATCAGCTCTCTTAGCGCCCTTGTTTTTTCAAGCACGACTGGCATAAATTTCTGACCACCAAAGCCAGGATTTACACTCATCAAAAGCACCATATCCACTTCATCTATGATATGCTCGATCGCACTAACTGGCGTGTGTGGATTTAGCACGATGCCAGGACTTACACCATTTTTTCTGATGTGATCGATGAGCCTTAATGGGTGCTTCTCTTCTTCGATGTGAAAGGTTAGAAATTTTGGCTTTAACGGCAAGAAAAGATCAGCAAAAAATGAGTTATTCTCAACCATCAAATGTATATCAAGTGGCTTTGTAGCTGCTTTTACAACGGCATTTACCACGACTGGTCCGATGGTTAAATTTGGCACAAAATGTCCATCCATAACATCAACATGCACCAGATCGCACCCAGCCTCGCAAATGGCTCTTATCTCAGCTGCCAAATTTCCAAAATCAGCCGATAAAATACTAGGTGCAACGTACATTTCTTCTCCTTACTTGGTTACAAATACAAAGCCTATTTCGTCATCTTTTACATCTAATCTATTCATGATGCCTACACTATTGTGATCAAAAAAAACATCATCGGATAAAATTTTAGGCAAGCTGACTTTTATTTTTATGCCTTTTTGCCAAAGATGAGTCAAAAATTTATCTGTAATGATACTAAAAATTTGAGAATATCCACTTAAATAATCATTTGAATCATCGCCTTCAGGCATAAAAATAGAGCAAATTTTGTCTAATTTATCTTTTTTTACTCCAAATAGCACTCTTGCGTAAATATCACCATAATACTGAACACAAATACGCAAGTAATCGCACTCATTCTCCATATCAAGCGCACTAACTTTGGTATCAACGCACAAAATTTCTTCTTCTGCTAACTGTGAGATAATTTTGCTCGCAATTTGCGTCACATAAGATGAAATTTGAGCAACGC
It encodes:
- a CDS encoding 3'-5' exonuclease; translated protein: MKPKKQRLENSIEILARQNLSYHEFILRFGDIDEISSLIDVRDLDMWRTLGLDITRNEENEIELGTRFRDISEQEFCVVDIETTGGTTSGQIIEIGAIKMKNGIEIGRFESFVAAPVVPENITELTGIKASDLVGAPNLLNVLERFKIFLGTSVFIAHNVNFDYGFISHSLNEIGLGMLLNRKLCTIDLSRRTIASQKYGLGSLKELLGINNTHHRALNDAIAAAEIFKVCLTRLPFSIQTTEDLISFSKTAPSVKLKPEPVLCAN
- a CDS encoding M48 family metallopeptidase; its protein translation is MFYFLLGIYFFYVAAKAILAILQINFIRAEDKKPAVVLEQGEYKTAADAAISNQKFELISLLYHAVIFMMWACWGLGAISGHAYKTGDIGDNVFMVMVFLLVSSLLELPLNIYETFVKDKRLGFSNVTPKIFALDLLKTLALTLVFGTLFVWLVLLCIRFLGDFWWFWAFLLSFAVALVINLIYPTFIAPIFNKMQPLEEGELKSRIEGLLAQCGFKSSGVFTIDASKRDNRLNAYFGGLGATKRVVLFDTLVKKLSLDEIIAVLGHELGHFKHKDILKMIALSAVMLFAMFFIFGNIPDAVYQALGLHSGGGGTIVFLLLFSPIFGFLFSPVSSYFSRANEFGADKFAGDVSNKADMISALKKLGSENKAFPKAHPIYAFVYHSHPSLFERINELENEN
- a CDS encoding threonine/serine exporter family protein, coding for MFELFTATLIDGAFAAVAGLGFAYASSPPKRTLVFCALLAAFAHASRFWIMQMGFFNISVATLIVSFLSGILGMLFAKRLKVPAEIIAFPALLPMVPGVYAYKGILALFSFLNEPDIAKKNEYLIIFFDNAITTTTVSLALGVGVSVVLILFYDQSLMITRGAKCDLATRKTRR
- a CDS encoding threonine/serine exporter family protein, which codes for MNAKPDIQVLTNFLAEYTAAMVSAGTYTARVEKCVDRIAKHYGYDISVTIFVKYFTISVMDSADNSLRRTYVKKIPFGHVSFNRISELSSLSWRILDENLSLNEAKEQFEGVMRIGAHKFASSLILISLANAAFCKLFGGDVGSVVCVFVATLVGYSLRFALAKMGVNLKIQYVLVSFVVSFIAYLGVFYGFTHTSDVAIGSSILFLMPGVFLINSVFDIINDNTLVGISRAVSTGILILCIAVGVYITLSLSNAEILHV
- a CDS encoding DUF4149 domain-containing protein; amino-acid sequence: MRGIYFLLLAVLIGAELTLGILVAPVIFFPQSIIGDGILTHFMSGQMMTKIFLKFNYILLFVSIVVMISELFDLRKKLIFSLKFSMLMLAFLNLALALSFVFFFTPFIVYAQNLGVDATQTAEFAKMHSASEYVMKIMLVLQIILFFVKFKISQNECKA
- the rpe gene encoding ribulose-phosphate 3-epimerase: MYVAPSILSADFGNLAAEIRAICEAGCDLVHVDVMDGHFVPNLTIGPVVVNAVVKAATKPLDIHLMVENNSFFADLFLPLKPKFLTFHIEEEKHPLRLIDHIRKNGVSPGIVLNPHTPVSAIEHIIDEVDMVLLMSVNPGFGGQKFMPVVLEKTRALRELIERKNAKCLIEVDGGVNGLNAPELEEAGADILVAGNYIFSSNSYEQAIRAIKLEF
- the prmC gene encoding peptide chain release factor N(5)-glutamine methyltransferase, whose product is MKIEEALKEASLRLSSLCQNPSRVAKILLMNYLDVSIEWIFLNQKKEFDESGYFALVKRYENYEPLEYITGKASFYGLDFYVESGVLIPRPETEILVDKVIEISREYNEPKIAEIGTGSGIISIMLALKTKANIVATDINEKALMLARKNADKFDVGGRIKFLNCSYVDEILEDIDILVSNPPYIARGYKLSKFVLNEPESALFGGEVGDEILKDIILIAKDRNIKNVACEMGYDQKASMQKFLEANGFEYSFYKDLAGFDRGFCAKLKI
- a CDS encoding sodium-dependent transporter; this encodes MDRKSWSSRLTYILAVAGATVGFGATWRFPYLVGQNGGGAYVLVFCIAMIVIGIPMILVENAIGRRLKCNAVDAFGGSINGKKISKKWQIVGWMGLVGAFGIMAYYMVIGGWVLNYIAQISFGLLDLSHVVSFEETSAFYEQNIVSNPLAISFATLVFVLVNYAILVQGAVGGIERSAKFLMPLLFILMLIMIAKNITLDGAIEGVKFYLTPNFSKINLKLFVDVLGQVFFALSLGFGVMITLSSFVKKDEGLVKISIITGILNTVIAVLAGFMIFPSLFSYGVSPDSGPSLVFKSLPIVFSHMPFGGFFAVAFFTLLMIAALTTSLPIYEVIITTLQEKFKIKRKKAIFLVLGGIFVLGNLPSLMATNILSHVSIFGKNIFDAYDAISATIFFVFTSFGCAIFVGWVLKDDAKKEILQGSEKHTKLINVWFWYIKFVVPFIILVLFISSFYDNFLK